TATACATTTCTCACAGGGCGTGGCTCGTGGGCAGGTGGGCCTCAGGTTTGGTCAGgcagggcctgaggccacacaggggcgtggtggggGTATCAGGCGGgggtgtggcgaaggcgtggtcttccagctcacaaacctcatcaagtttagcctgtatgcctgcctacttccaGACAACCGAGCCTGGCCCTGGCGTTCACGCCCCGACAGGCGGAGCTGGCGTGGCAGCCCCGGTCCAGCTGGGAGGAAGGGCCGGAGGGAAGCTGCCGCCTGTGTCCCAGCCCAGCGCTGCTCACACGTCGCGGCCAGACGCACGcgtcccaggtggccacagcccCCGCGTGCTCCccgctgggtgctgggtgctgtttGCTGATATTTCACAAAGggtttaaaaatggttttcatttgcacggtgtttgaaaggcagagagagatgggggaggcagggagagagacagagggaggcctTCCACCCATGCTTCAGGCCCAGacagggggcagagccaggggtcCGTGTGGGCCTCCACggcgggggcagggacccagggtgccCCGGAGCGAACGCGGGAGCTGGAGGTGCAGCTGGACTCCAACTCAGACGCTGCACTACGGGCGCCGGTGCCCGGGCAGCGCCGAGCACCCAGCCCTGCTCGCTACTGTTCTGTTCTAGGTTTTTCCATCTGTGTTTTGTTTGGCCTGTGGTTTTCTATCTTTATTGGGTTTTATTATCAGTGTTCGGCTCAGTTAGTCAAAATAGTTCAGAAGaaactatttttctattttttgaacaGCTTAAATAGCATGAAAATccatctgtttttaaattttgggtGGAATTCTGTGGAAATTCTAAATGCAGCCGTTTTTAAGATCTATGtgttcattggaaaggcagagcaacacagggagaggaggagccagagTCCTTCCGCccgctggttcagcccccaaacgaccaggccgaagcccggagcccggagcccagagctccatctcgGGCGGGAGGGGCCGGCGTCTGCGGCTTCCCAGGCGCGCTGCAGGACGCTGGGCCGGaggagagcagccggggctggaagcCGACTGCCCTCCACGGCTGCTCCGCCCGCCGGCCACGGCcacgccagcccctctcctcgcTGCTGCTTTTCTGGAGAGGGTAAGTCTGGAAATTTTCCTCTAGAAAACCAAAGATAGCAGAGAAGAGAGGGCGGGCGGGAGGGCCATCTGCTCTAACTCCCTGGACTTCTGGTCAGTTTTTGCCCGATTGTATTTCCTAGGAAATGATCATTTTGCTCTTACTTTCAAATCCacttacaggggccggcgctgtggtgcagcgggttaaagtcctggcctagagtgccggcatcccatatgggcgctggtccgagacccggctgctccacttccgatccagctctctgctgtggcctgggaaagcagtggaagatgcccaagtgcctgggcccctgcacctgcttgggtgCCTTCCTTCCGTGTGAAAGACACACGTGTTGGATGTTTCTGCCGCACTGGAAGCACGCCCAGGGTAGCAGGCCGGTTGGCGAGTTGGCACTGCGTGCGGCCTCCACGTCGGGCGTTCTGACTTCACGGTGGGTTTGGGTGCAGCCCCACCCTAAGTCAAGGGGCACCGCTCGCTGCCGAGTGCCCAGAGGAGGTATTCCAAGTCTGACGTCAACCTCCAGCGGTGGAAAAACCGCCCAAGATCAGCCATCAGACACCAGGGAGACGCCCGGGCCTGCGGTGGACCAAGACCGACGCAGGCACGTCTCAGAGCTGCAGGGCCTGGCTCCCCTCAGGACCAGACGCCTGCAGGCAGCGCAGTCACGGTCAGACTTGTGCAGTCCCCGGGATGAGAAAGCCAGGTACCCCATGCTGAAGGAGGCCCAAGCCAGAGCGCTTGCTACAGTGGACCACGCAGTGACTGTTGCAGGGAGCCCGGTACGCTGCTTGTGTTGGTCGTCCTCTGTGCTGCCCTGAGCTACAGCTGGCTAGGTATAAACATCGCCGAGACGCTGAAATAAACCAGCCTCGACCAGCCTTTCgtctggctccattctctgcgccctcgTCCCTCTTGTCGTTCCCACGCCCCCCTCTCAGGTGCCCGCACAAACGCCCAAGCACAAGACGTCAGGAGTGAAGCTGAAACAGGTAGAGCCCACGGCCGACAGGTGCCGCCTGGGAGGTGGGCTTCCCGGGCTCCGCACAGACCCGCCTGTGGTCTGCACCTGGCCCTGTGGGTGGGGCCTTGGCCTTCCCGGGGGAAAGGAGCCCttgcccccagcccagcacaaCTGGGCTGCTGGACACCAAGTCCTGCCCGGGTCAGCTCTGCCCTGTCCGTCCACGGCCCCTGGTGCCTACCGTGCCACAGCGGCCCAGCAGGCTCAGAGATGCTGGGGGCAGCCTGTGGCAGGAGGCGGCACGGTCTGCCCTTCTACTCCCCTCCGTGGCCAGGCACGTCAGGGCTAGCTGCCAGCCGCGCCCCGGCCTTCACCACGGGTGAGGAGGAAGCAGAACCAGCCCGGGCACGCCCCTCGTTCTGGGACGAGTGGGACACGGTTCACGTCACTCAGAGCCTGGGACAGGTCACCGGGCCCCGACACGGGCTGCAGAGGCCCGGGGGAGGTTCCGGATGCTGCGGGCCGGGTGTGGGACTTCCGGGCTCTCACCTGGCTGTCTGCTCCCGGGGGAGAAGCACCTATCTTGTCACCGGCGGCCTGCACTCTGTAGCCCCGCCATGCCTCTTACCCGTGTCATGTACAGGCAGACCGCCAGTCCTCCTCCGTAAGGTACGCACACTCGACTGGACAACTGAATCCGTTTTCTAGAAGATTCCCCAGGTCCCGTCTTGCACATTACGACAGCGCTGTGCAGGACGCAAACGTTCTCTGCAGCCCAACAGCACAGCCACCAGGGCACTGAGGCCTCGACAAAGGCTAACGACCCCAGTGCTCGCGTAATTAAAACTAAatcacggggccagtgctgtggcatcacCGGGTAAAgtcgccgtctgcagtgccggcatcccatatgggcgccggttcgagtcccggctgctcctcttccaggccagctctctgctgtggcccgggaaggcagtggaggatggaccaagtgattgggccctgcaccccatgggagaccaggagaagcacctggctcctggcttcggatcagcgcagctccggctgcggcggccatttggggagtgaaccagcggaaggaagacctttctctctgtctctctcactgtaactctttcaaataaaaaaaccaaaccaaaaccaaaaccaaaactcaACTGGTTAATGTGATTCTCTTAAGTTATAGGTAGAATTTATTACAAAAAAACCTGCCcctgtctttgctttttttaaatatttatttatgtgaaaggcagggttacaaagcTCTTTCACCCAcggctcactcctcaaacgccGTCAAGGCCGGGGCTGagacaggcaaagccaggagtctgactgcatccgggtctcccctggcACCGCTGTTCCCAGGCCTGAGATGGGAGCTGGGTCgcaagtggagcggctgggacgcGAACCGGCGCTCCCGCGGGCTGTGGCTTCACACGCTGTGTCACCGTGCTGGCCACGCCAACCACGTTTTAAAAACTGATGTTCCTCCTCGAAGTTcatcctcaacagccagggtgaaGCCCAACCTTCGGCGAGCGCAGCTCAAGGGGCAGAGCCCTGCGGACAGGATACCCAATCCCGGCGGCGTCCTGGTCTTCCAGGTTTGCTTGTGAAGTGTCgctgtctgtcttcctctgtgaCTCCCTGCCCCGGCCGACTGactgggccagcgctggggcgtaGCCGCCAAAGCCACCATGTGCGGcaccagcgtcccacatgggcaccggttcaagtcccggctgctccacttctgatccaccttcctgctaacgcacctgggaaagcagcgaggaCACGCCCGGGTGCGCGGGCCccgcacccacgggggagacccgggaggagctcctggctggcccaTTTGGTGGACGCGCTGCCTCTAGCACTCTGCCCCTTCCAGGAACACGCAGACAGAGGGCGAGGGtcccctgggggcagggctgggaacaATGGGCGCAGGGAGGGCCCAACAACCCCCACCCACCGAGCGGGGGGAAGGGGTCCTGCCCAGGGCAGAGACGCTCTGTCCTCGTGCCCCTCGCTGGGCCTATGCTGGCCAAGGCCACCCAAGACCATGGCCTTGGCTCAAGGGCAAGACCGACTCAGCGCCCAGGGAGAGGCGGACGGACCCCCCACCTGCGGCTGAGCCCAGAGCCCCCGGCTCAGAATCCGTCTTTCCCCAGGCCCAGAAAACCTCagctcacttaaaaaaaatttatttattttgaaagtcagagttacagagctcttccctctgctggtccactcccgatggccacaaccaccggtcagagccaggagcctctcctgggtctccacgGATGTTGTGAGGGCCCAGAAATGTGAggcattttctgcttttcccaggccattggcagggagctcgattggaaacGCAACGGCCAAGACACAAACGGGCACCCACACGGGACGCCGGCACCAAGGCGGTGGCTTCCCCCACTGCCACACGGGCCCCAGCCCGGTCATCACACAGCGCAGCCGCGTGTGGGGGGACAGGGTCAGAGACGCCtggcgccgcccgcccgcccgcggcaCTCACCACGGGGTGGGGAGAGCCGTGCTCAGGACGTGGGCTTTCCTCCCCAGACGCTGACGCCCAGCTGCCCCCGCCCCTCAccccagagggcaggggaggcccgGCACACTGCACAGCGCCTCCGGCCAGTGCCCGGCCTCTTGGGAGGtcacacctcctcctccagggcgACTGAGCCgcgaagacccagatggaaacaGCGGGCAGGGGCCGGGTGTCTGGGCCCAGCACCGCCTCGCCCAGACTCCGGCTTCCCCCGAGCTCCACCAGCCACTGTCCCCTTCGGGTCCTCATTGGTCCTGACTCAAAGGGCAGTGCGAGGACACCCGCACCTGTCCCGCGGCCCAGTGACCGCAGTCCGggggggcagcagtgagctggccttcCTCCCGGCCCCGCGAACGTCCCGGGAGCTCCCCGCGCTCAGGGGAGCCGGCGGGGCCCAGCGCGCCCCTCCCCCGCGCGCCCCTCCCCCGGCAGCGCCCGCGCTCAGGCCAGGCCGGCCCGCGCCAGGTCCTGCGGCAGCACGCGGCCCTTCCTGCGGGCCCTCTGCAGGCGCCGCTCGGCCCTGGCCGCCCTCTTGCGGCGCAGGTTCTGGCGCCGCGTGTCCTGCCGCCGCTGCATCTGCTGCACCACGCGGGCCGAGCGCTTCTCCCAGCGGCGCTGGCGCTGGGCCCGGCGCTTCTCCTTGCGCTGCAGGGCCGCCCGCAGCAAGTCCTCGTCGTCCCGGATCCTCACGCCCTCCGCCTTGTACAGCAGGTTGGTCCACTGCACCCTGGCCTCCAGCTGCCGGGCGCTGCCCTCGTCCCGCGCGCGCAGCTCCTCCAGCCGGCCCCGCCGCGCCTGCAGGCGCTCCAGCAGCTGCCGGTAGTTCCTGCCCGTGAGCGGCGTCAGCTTCCCCTTCACCTGCTGCCGCCTCGCCTTCCTCCGCTGGGCCCTGCTGGCCGGCTCCTCCTCGCTCACCTCCACCTGGGGGGCGGCGTCAGCTCACACCCGGCACCGCGGGGCCCCCGGCCTGGAGCCCAGCCCCGGACGGAAGTCCCCCCCAGGCCCGGAGCCCAGCCCCGGACGGAGGTCACCCCCCCCCTGCCCGGAGCCCCGGACCGAAGTCACCCCCAGGCCCGGAGCCCAGCCCTGGACGGAGGTCATCCCCCCCCCGCCCAGAGACTAGACCCGGAGGGAAGTCCCCCCCAGGCCCGGAGCCCAGCCCCAGACGGAGgtcaccccccccccagcccagccctggacggAGGTCACCCCCCCCCGCCCGGAAGCCCCCCCCAGGCCCAGAGACTAGACCCGGAGGTCACCCCCCCCAGGCCCGGAGCCCAGCCCTGGACGGAAGTCCCCCCCAGGCCcggagcccagccctggtcggAAGTCCCCCCCAGGCCCGGAGCCCAGACccagatggaagccccccccagcaccagcccccgctCACCTTATTGAAGATCAGCCTGGGCGGCTCGGGGGGCTCCTCGGGGGCCGCCTCTGGGGCCGGCTCGGCCGCGGCCTCGgcccccccggcccccgcccccgcacgCCGCTCCCTGCGCTTCCTCTTCTTCCGCTCCCGCTCCTGCTTCCTGCGCCGCCGCTTCTCCAAGGTGGCGGCCGACGGCTCCTCGGCCCCGCCCTGAGGGGCAGCGACGTCCTGGTCAGAGGCCTCCGTCCAGCACGGCCGGGGGCGAGCGCGGGGCCGGGACCCCCACGTAAGAACCgtggctcccagcccccagcccacggGCGCTGGTGCCGCTCCCAGCCCCGCAGCTAGGGCTGCCCACCACGGGGCACCTGCCGAGAAGGCCGGCAGCGGGGGGCGCCGCTGGGCGCACAGCACGGCCACACTGCCCGTCGTTGGGGCGGGGCCTAGCTGACAGGTACAGCCCCGCCCGCTGTCCTCACGGGGGGCCGAGACCccagccgcggtgccagcccagaGCCCGTCCTGCCCACGCCCCCTTACCGTCCCAGTCCCGCGCTGGGCACAGCCAGAGGACTCGGCCCACGAAGGGGAGCTACCCCGGGCCCCCGGCCGTCACGGGGCCGAGCGCCCGGCCGGTGCCGCCCCCCGCAGACATCGCCCCAGCAGCGCCCGGCGGGGTCGCGGCGAGGTCTCGGCACCCACCTGGCCCCGGGCCTCCCGGATCTTCTCGTGCAGCCGCTGTCGCAGGACGTCCAGCGCAAAGACGGAGTCCGGCTCCGCGGCGGGGGCCCCTGCGGGAGACGGGGCTGAGAGGCGCCCTGCCCGCTCCGCAGGGCCCGCGAACCCCTCCCCGGGGCGAGTGCGGCCCTGCCCGCGccccccggccctgcccggccctgccgccccccggccccgcccggccctgccctccccaccagccccgcccccggccctgcccccccccggctctgcccggccccgccgccactcggccccgccccccggccctgcccggccctgccgccccccggccccgcccggccctgccctccccaccagccccgccccccggctcTGCCGCCCCCCGCCGGTCCTAcccggccctgccccccccccggctctgcccggccccgccgccactcggccccgccccccggccctgcCATCCccaccggccccgccccccgactCTGCCCCATCCCCGGCTCTGCCCCGCGGTccccccggccctgcccggccctgccgcCCCCCGGCTCTGCGGTCCCCCCGGCTCTGCCCCCCTCCGGCCCCGCCGCCACCCCGGCCCTCACCTGCGGCGGCCCCCGTGCAGCCGGCGGCCTCACGCCCCGGGGCTGCCGCCGACGCCCGGCGCTGCGTCCCCCGCGGCCTCCTGGgcgccttcttcctcttcttcctcggCGGCCCCGCAGCTTCCGAGCCTCGGGCCTTGCCCGCTGCGGCGCCGAAGAGAACAGAGTCCGCGCCAGGGCTCCGACCCCAGCCCGCAGGGccggccgccccccaccccagcccccgcccccgcccgacGCCTCACCCCACTCGCGCTTCTGCGGCTCGGGGCCGGGCTGCGCGCAAATCCTCTTGGCCAGGCCCTGGAGATAGGCGTCCTTGGCGAGCAGGGACGTCATGGCTGCAGCCCCGCGGCCACGCCGCTCGCCGGAAGCCACCGCGGGCGCAGGCGCCGCCAGCCGAGCGCCGAGCGGCTGCGTGCGACTGGGCAGGTCTGGCTTCACCGGAAGAGGCGCGCCGCGCAGCATTGTGGGCCGTCGGGGAGGAgccccgccgcggccccgcccccaggcgtCGTGGGTCAGTGGGCAGGGGACGAAGTGCCCGGATGTCCGAGCCGCCTCAGCGCCTCTCGGGTGGGCGCGTGCCGGCGGCCCTGTCGCGGAGGTGACCGGGAGGCTCATGTTTGAAAAGCGGAGAGATGTTCCGTCGGCTGGCTCCCCGGATGcccgccaggagcctggagctccgccCGGGCCACCGCGGACCCAAGGCCGTGGGGTTTCCAGCCCAGCCCGGGCCGAGGCGCGGGGGCCCCACTCCCCCGACACCCGCAGGCCCCGCGGTCGGGGACGGCCACTGGTCAGCGGTCGGCGGCTGCCTGCGGGGAGGGCGCGGCCGCGCTCTGCGGACCCGCTCAGCCCGGCGCGCGCCTCCCCGCGCCAAACctcggagcccccgggccggtgACTGACAGCCCGGGGCGGTGCGCGCAGCCTGGACCGTGCCCTCGCCGGCAGTGGCCCCCGCGGGGTGTCCAGGGCGCGGCCCCGGCCCGCAGGGGCGCCCAGGCAGCAGGTGTAGGGCTCCAGCGTGCGCGGCCGCGGGTGCACCTGCCGCCCCCACCCGAGGACGCGCTCCCGGGCTCCGAGCCCACGCGAGGGCCTGGTCGGGGCCCGGGGCCGCCCGGGGCCGCCCAAGGAAGAGGCTCCTCCGAGAACAGGAGGCGGCGTTTTTATTCGACAGCAGAAGGGGCGCGGACAGTCGTGGCCGCAAGCGCACAGTCCAGGGGCCGGCTGCCTCCTTCCCGCCTGGCCGCCCAGCGAGGCAGTGGCGGGGTCAGCCCCCCAGGCACCCTGTCCAGGTCCCCAAGGTCCGGAGAAACCAGGGCCTGGCAGCTCAGGCGTGCTCCGTGGGGCCAGGGCCACCCGCGTGGGAGTGGGCCGTGGCTGCGGCcggcagggggccggcgccgggcTCCGGGGACGCCAGCGGAGGGGCTGCGAGGCCATCGGCAGAGTCTGTGTCGAGGTCCGGCCTCCAGTAAGCTTCGCACAGAGGCAGGTCATTAGCTTCGCCAAGACTCGAGCTTTGCGGCCACCAGAAACCCCAGGGAGAGACAGGAGCAGGCAGAGGGAagccggggtggggtgggtgggggcaagACAGAAGCAGAGTTCAGAAAACAGCCGGCGCACCCCTGCGTCCGGAAGGGGGGAGCCACCCGGACCTGTCCCTCCCGGCCTCCGGCTGGGCCAAGGGCTCGGCCCAGCCACAGCGGAGGCGACGGGCCCggggctggcccctgcccctggctcccctcCCTCGCCCCTGCCCTCGGCGTTCGGGCTGGGAACCGTCCTGGGCTCAGAGCGGAGAGCGGAGGGGGAGAGGCGGAACCAGAAAGAGCAAGCGGACAGCGGCGGGCGGTGCGCGAGCGAGCGTGGAGGCAGGGGACTGCCGAGCGTGGACGTGGACGGGGGCCCCTGCAGTCCGCAGGGGGGGCGGGCgccacctgctggccctgcccgGAACGGCCCTGGCGCAGGTGTTcacaggccaggagctgggaggcccAGCTCGGCCTCGGGGAGCAACAGGCGGCATTTTCAATCCACttccgggggcgggggaggtTGGTCCAGGAGCCGGCAGTCTCTGATGGCCCTCCCGCAGCCTCCGCTGCCCCTGTGCACGCTACACTCGGACTCCCCGGGCCCCCAGCCCACACGGTCTCCGTGTTCAGACCCTAGgagcgcctcccccccccccaactagaATGACAGGTGTCGCCCACTGCTGTGTCCCCGGGGCCCGGCCCCAGCTCCGGGAACAAGGCTGCATGATGAGAGACTGGGCGGCTCTGCAGGCCATCTCTGCCTGGGcatttccctccctgcccccaagaCCGCCCCGCCGCAGAGTTTGGTGACATGGCCCCCAGGCGAGCACTGGCAACGCGGACATGGGCAGCGGCCCAGGCGGTGCGGAGGAGCCAGCCCGGCCTGGGCTGAAATGTCTACACCTGGACTCAACCGCTAAGTGCGGCAGCGCAGGAGGAGGCTctcggggggagggggctgagctcCAGGGCGCGCCGGCAGCCCCCCCGACGCCCGCGGGTGCGGCACAAGGGCCTGGTGGAGAATCGTCTGTCCGTCAACCGCTCCGGAACGCGGCGCCTTCCTgggggccgggcccagccctaTCTGTACCTGGACGAGTAGTACTCCTCCTCCAGCTCGTACAGGTCGATGGAGACCTCGTCCCGAAGCGCCACGAGCTTCCGGTCGCACTCCTCCTGCAGGGCGCGCAGCTGCTGGTTGCGCTGGTCGATGGCCTCGTTCACCGAGGGGAAGTCGTTGAGGATGAGGAACTGCTTGAGGTCGGACACCAGCCTCATCAGGGACTCGCCCGCTCGGACCTGCGGCCGGCACAGCCAGGGCGGCGCGGCGTCAGGGAGCGCGGTGCCCGGAGCCTCGGCCGCTGGATGGGGCTCCAGGACCGGCCTCCAGGCCGGCAGGGTCCCGGCCCTGCCTGACCAGCGGGGGCGCGGGCCTGCTTCCGGCCCCTGCCCCGGGCTCAGCCCCGGGTTCCCACCGTGCGAGGGCACGTTCTGCCGCCTGTGTCCCGGGGGCAGCAGCCTAGGGGCCCTTGTCGGACTCCCGGGGACCGCCCGGCGCGCCACCTGCCTGGCCATCTCCCGGCCCTACAAAGGCACCAGGCAGTGAAGCCACAgcccctcctgctttctccctgccGCTCACAGGAGGGGGAGCCCCCCCCGGGAAGCCTAGCGAGACCccggcctgcccccaccccgagaCTTACGATGTTGGCGGCCCGCACGTGCATCTCGTAGTTGTCCTGTTCGCCCTGAGTGGCCCGCGACACCTGCGTCTCCTCCTCGATCTGGGAACAAACCAGAAAGCCTAGAGCGGCCGGCcggagcccccaccccctgcgCTGACCAGACGTCCGCCCAGGCTCCCTCCCCGCGCTGGAGCCCACGGCGCCGACTGCCGGGCCGGCCGGCCTCATCTGGGGTGTGCAGCCTGGTTTGGCAGGGCCTGGGGTCACTTCTCTAAGCGGCTGCTTCCCGCGGGCCGGGCACAGGGGTCCCTGGGTCACCGGCTGGGACGGACCCCAGCGTCCTGCAGTGGAGGAGCCGGCACCCAGCCCAGCCGGTctgcccccaggagccaggcccgcAGCCTGGACGTGGCCTCCCCGTGGACGCTGCGAGGCCGTGGAAGGCGAAGCCGGTAAGCGTCCTCTGAAAAGGGGACGAGGCCACGGAGACAGCACACGGGTGGCCGCGTGACTGCCGGACGGCCCAGGCGCTGACCACCCTGCCTACCTGCAGGGGCCCCCCGCTGCCCCCCCACCCGTGTCCATCTCTCCAGGTCACGCGGCGGCTACAAGGCTCAGGCCCCCGGCAGCTGCCCCCTGGTCACACGGGGAAACCGAGGCACCGACCCCGGCCGGAGCCCCCGCTCTGCTTTGCCTGCCCCACGGCCACCGCACCGTCCGCCCATCGCCCAC
This DNA window, taken from Lepus europaeus isolate LE1 chromosome 12, mLepTim1.pri, whole genome shotgun sequence, encodes the following:
- the SURF6 gene encoding surfeit locus protein 6, which gives rise to MLRGAPLPVKPDLPSRTQPLGARLAAPAPAVASGERRGRGAAAMTSLLAKDAYLQGLAKRICAQPGPEPQKREWAGKARGSEAAGPPRKKRKKAPRRPRGTQRRASAAAPGREAAGCTGAAAGAPAAEPDSVFALDVLRQRLHEKIREARGQGGAEEPSAATLEKRRRRKQERERKKRKRRERRAGAGAGGAEAAAEPAPEAAPEEPPEPPRLIFNKVEVSEEEPASRAQRRKARRQQVKGKLTPLTGRNYRQLLERLQARRGRLEELRARDEGSARQLEARVQWTNLLYKAEGVRIRDDEDLLRAALQRKEKRRAQRQRRWEKRSARVVQQMQRRQDTRRQNLRRKRAARAERRLQRARRKGRVLPQDLARAGLA
- the MED22 gene encoding mediator of RNA polymerase II transcription subunit 22 isoform X1, producing the protein MAQQRALPQSKETLLQSYNKRLRDDVRSVMDNFTEIIKTAKIEEETQVSRATQGEQDNYEMHVRAANIVRAGESLMRLVSDLKQFLILNDFPSVNEAIDQRNQQLRALQEECDRKLVALRDEVSIDLYELEEEYYSSSSSLGEANDLPLCEAYWRPDLDTDSADGLAAPPLASPEPGAGPLPAAATAHSHAGGPGPTEHA
- the MED22 gene encoding mediator of RNA polymerase II transcription subunit 22 isoform X2 encodes the protein MAQQRALPQSKETLLQSYNKRLRDDVRSVMDNFTEIIKTAKIEEETQVSRATQGEQDNYEMHVRAANIFLILNDFPSVNEAIDQRNQQLRALQEECDRKLVALRDEVSIDLYELEEEYYSSSSSLGEANDLPLCEAYWRPDLDTDSADGLAAPPLASPEPGAGPLPAAATAHSHAGGPGPTEHA